A genomic region of Janthinobacterium lividum contains the following coding sequences:
- a CDS encoding tetratricopeptide repeat protein, whose protein sequence is MPKKFLLLIPFLLPLPLLAQTSPTLLDLQLLAIKARADAASHSPESIAEFEQARRAAEAGDVEAQLDLARMLQLGVGTPQDTAQSMAWIRKSAEGGYAPAQSALGVAYTLGGKVPIDRVHGEYWLRKGAAQGNAEAQTILALEFIDGDSSAEEQALAIQWLKKAALEEHFTPAYNALGEHLMRTAADEQDRGEAFHWYDRSAREKEPAGMRNLARAHELGLGVAQSDKWALVWYERAGWSGDVPAMRRMIEVYVKGELGQAANAEDAAEWRGKLAEKEKK, encoded by the coding sequence ATGCCCAAGAAATTCCTCTTGCTGATTCCTTTCCTGCTGCCGTTGCCGCTCCTGGCCCAGACCTCGCCCACCTTGCTCGACCTGCAGCTGCTCGCCATCAAGGCGAGGGCTGATGCGGCTAGCCATAGCCCGGAAAGCATCGCCGAGTTTGAGCAGGCACGGCGCGCGGCCGAAGCGGGCGACGTGGAGGCGCAGCTGGACCTGGCGCGCATGCTGCAGCTGGGCGTCGGCACGCCGCAAGATACGGCGCAGTCGATGGCCTGGATACGCAAGTCGGCCGAAGGCGGCTATGCGCCGGCACAGTCGGCTTTGGGGGTGGCCTATACCTTGGGCGGCAAGGTGCCCATCGACCGCGTGCATGGCGAATACTGGCTGCGCAAGGGCGCGGCGCAGGGCAATGCAGAGGCGCAAACCATCCTGGCGCTGGAATTCATCGATGGCGACAGCAGCGCCGAAGAGCAGGCGCTGGCCATCCAATGGCTGAAGAAGGCCGCACTCGAAGAACACTTTACTCCTGCCTATAACGCGCTCGGTGAGCACCTGATGCGCACAGCCGCCGACGAGCAGGATCGCGGCGAGGCTTTCCACTGGTATGACAGATCGGCGCGTGAAAAGGAGCCGGCCGGCATGCGCAACCTGGCCCGCGCGCACGAGCTGGGCCTGGGCGTGGCGCAGTCGGACAAGTGGGCCTTGGTCTGGTACGAGCGGGCGGGGTGGAGCGGCGACGTGCCCGCCATGCGGCGCATGATCGAGGTGTATGTCAAAGGCGAACTGGGACAGGCTGCGAATGCCGAAGACGCGGCCGAGTGGCGCGGCAAGCTGGCCGAGAAGGAAAAGAAATGA
- a CDS encoding tetratricopeptide repeat protein — protein sequence MRTMLFVLSLALAQPVLAQPASTKEPRQHPALAEFDMSGLDDMRARVRAVIDRPADLSPDKVAAFGKARLAAEGGDTAAQLELAQMLHGGEGTPRDYDAGLAWMRKSAEGGYGPAQAFLGVAYTLGQGMAIDRKLGEYWSRKGAAQGVELANFTLAMHFENIHSSPAEQAHALHWLKFYAENGFIYAYNEIGYRLMMTARDEAQRKEAFTWYMKAAKALDPPGLNNVAYSYEVGQGVPQSDEAALGWYEMAAIAKSPPGQTGFARLLEQGRGGPTRQGPAPKPFALYLLAAKQGDAEAIERLVKVYDKGELEQAADPAQAALWREKLRLAKTP from the coding sequence ATGAGAACCATGCTGTTTGTATTGAGCCTGGCCCTGGCGCAGCCCGTGCTGGCGCAGCCGGCGTCCACCAAGGAACCGCGTCAGCATCCGGCGCTGGCCGAATTCGATATGTCCGGCCTCGACGACATGCGCGCAAGGGTGCGGGCCGTGATCGACCGTCCCGCCGACCTGTCGCCGGACAAGGTGGCAGCCTTCGGGAAGGCGCGCCTGGCTGCGGAAGGGGGAGACACGGCCGCCCAGCTGGAGCTGGCGCAGATGCTGCACGGCGGCGAAGGCACGCCGCGCGACTATGACGCCGGCCTGGCGTGGATGCGGAAATCGGCCGAAGGCGGCTATGGTCCGGCGCAGGCTTTCCTCGGCGTGGCCTACACGCTGGGGCAGGGCATGGCCATCGACCGCAAGCTGGGCGAATACTGGTCGCGCAAGGGCGCCGCGCAAGGCGTGGAGCTGGCCAACTTCACGCTGGCCATGCACTTTGAAAATATCCACAGCAGCCCGGCAGAACAGGCGCATGCGCTGCACTGGCTGAAGTTCTATGCCGAAAACGGCTTTATCTATGCCTACAATGAAATCGGCTACCGCCTGATGATGACGGCCAGGGACGAGGCGCAGCGCAAGGAAGCGTTCACCTGGTACATGAAGGCGGCCAAGGCGCTTGACCCGCCCGGCTTGAACAATGTCGCGTACTCGTATGAAGTGGGGCAGGGCGTGCCGCAGAGCGACGAGGCGGCCCTGGGCTGGTATGAAATGGCCGCCATCGCCAAAAGTCCGCCGGGGCAGACGGGTTTTGCGCGGCTGCTGGAACAGGGCCGTGGCGGCCCCACCCGGCAAGGGCCGGCGCCCAAGCCTTTCGCGCTGTACCTGCTGGCGGCGAAGCAGGGCGACGCGGAAGCCATCGAACGGCTGGTCAAGGTGTACGATAAGGGCGAGCTGGAACAGGCGGCCGACCCGGCGCAAGCGGCACTGTGGCGCGAAAAGCTCAGGCTGGCCAAGACTCCCTGA
- a CDS encoding DUF1090 family protein, whose amino-acid sequence MNRLATTALTLLLAAASVGASAADTQLAGCAAKRESIRSELRQAQEQGLSDKVAGLTRALDEVNAHCRDSTLVERHNKKIVKAQAKVNQTERSLRLAQEANKEPKKIAKLEGKLEKARAELTALQAQQP is encoded by the coding sequence ATGAACCGCCTCGCCACAACCGCCTTGACCCTGCTGCTCGCCGCAGCCTCCGTGGGCGCCAGCGCCGCCGACACCCAGCTGGCCGGCTGCGCCGCCAAGCGCGAAAGCATCCGCAGCGAATTGCGCCAGGCGCAGGAACAGGGCCTGTCCGACAAGGTCGCGGGCCTCACGCGCGCGCTCGACGAAGTCAACGCCCACTGCCGCGACAGTACCCTGGTCGAACGCCACAACAAGAAGATCGTCAAGGCGCAGGCGAAGGTGAACCAGACGGAGCGTTCGCTGCGCCTGGCCCAGGAAGCCAACAAGGAACCGAAGAAGATCGCCAAGCTGGAAGGCAAGCTGGAAAAAGCCAGGGCCGAGTTGACGGCCCTGCAGGCGCAACAACCCTGA
- a CDS encoding SWIM zinc finger family protein yields the protein MSWHAVYRSFDDDSLATLANAGLLRRALKDVEAGKVGWQADAGGALVADGQHVSLDAGGPQEGRCDCPAPGICKHILAAAVWLRELPQDSAQDGVPASVQDEVLALDSAAVCKQAGKPAVRQALAWLAEGDQADITIVNARLQIELPLLKLGCSYLRGAGVEAMVSDTPAAIRKALHLYALACVWRKHGREFAWPTGLTMAPADAAPGMSTSELVFVAQVRRLLGELYDNGLSHASAIAAGQLRALTMSARTESLPRLAAMLRGLGGTLDLLVRRDCHASERQAFDEMAAICALCAALEHASGALLQRLRGQARRSFDAAGDAPLDLLPLGAYWWETRGGAHGLTLSFWQHAEEGEGRIVQAVLARPDASDRSFTRESAWDASSLWQGAGSARHICEAGLQLAGASWAEDGRLAMDSQVRASAAPLWALDDARWQRLGFDDWTALAAFMSDSVGLAPDPIDCVVLRPAAVARPQLDEVGQRLDWQVFDACGTVLDLQIPAVPTLRPRIARLQAAVADGADIRAVLASRARDDSGGWQPVTLLIAKNGKLRVVSLDFEIDAGKLPSALARFFKSLGGTSLAPSMPQQASAASRVLVQVLDLLALQARSGRPRLEAELAGELAQHGATLRALGLDLPAGLLAAYVSAPRAPEALRLAYVCTTCIALEAAG from the coding sequence ATGAGCTGGCACGCCGTGTACCGCAGCTTTGACGACGACAGCCTGGCGACGCTGGCCAACGCTGGCCTGCTGCGCCGCGCCCTGAAAGATGTCGAGGCGGGCAAGGTGGGCTGGCAGGCTGACGCGGGAGGCGCCCTGGTCGCCGACGGCCAGCATGTGTCGCTCGATGCGGGGGGGCCGCAGGAGGGCCGTTGCGATTGCCCGGCGCCCGGCATCTGCAAGCATATCCTGGCCGCCGCCGTGTGGCTGCGCGAACTGCCGCAAGACAGCGCGCAGGACGGAGTGCCGGCCAGCGTGCAGGACGAAGTGCTGGCGCTCGACAGCGCCGCCGTGTGCAAGCAGGCTGGCAAGCCGGCGGTGCGCCAGGCGCTGGCCTGGCTGGCTGAAGGCGACCAGGCGGACATCACCATCGTCAATGCGCGACTGCAGATCGAGTTGCCCCTGTTGAAACTGGGCTGCAGCTATCTGCGCGGCGCCGGCGTCGAGGCCATGGTGTCCGATACGCCGGCCGCCATCCGCAAGGCGCTGCACCTGTATGCGCTGGCCTGTGTCTGGCGCAAGCATGGCCGCGAGTTTGCCTGGCCGACGGGCCTGACGATGGCGCCTGCCGACGCAGCGCCAGGGATGAGTACGTCCGAACTGGTGTTCGTGGCCCAGGTGCGGCGTTTGCTCGGTGAACTGTACGACAATGGCTTGTCGCATGCCAGCGCGATTGCCGCTGGCCAGTTGCGCGCGCTGACCATGTCGGCGCGCACTGAAAGCCTGCCCCGCCTTGCAGCCATGCTGCGTGGCCTCGGCGGTACGCTGGACCTGCTCGTGCGGCGCGACTGCCACGCCAGCGAACGTCAGGCATTTGACGAGATGGCGGCCATCTGCGCCTTGTGCGCGGCGCTCGAACACGCGTCTGGTGCGCTATTGCAGCGCTTGCGCGGGCAGGCGCGGCGCAGCTTTGATGCGGCCGGAGATGCGCCCCTGGACCTGCTGCCGCTGGGCGCGTATTGGTGGGAAACGCGCGGCGGCGCGCACGGTCTGACCTTGTCGTTCTGGCAGCATGCAGAGGAGGGCGAGGGACGGATCGTGCAGGCCGTGCTGGCGCGGCCCGACGCCAGCGACCGCTCGTTTACGCGCGAATCGGCATGGGATGCGAGCAGCCTGTGGCAGGGCGCTGGCAGCGCCCGGCATATTTGTGAGGCGGGCTTACAGTTGGCAGGCGCGTCCTGGGCCGAGGATGGGCGCCTGGCTATGGACAGCCAGGTGCGCGCCAGTGCGGCGCCACTGTGGGCGCTCGACGATGCGCGCTGGCAGCGCCTGGGTTTTGACGACTGGACGGCACTGGCTGCCTTCATGAGTGACAGCGTCGGTTTGGCGCCGGATCCCATCGATTGCGTGGTGCTGCGTCCGGCGGCCGTGGCGCGGCCGCAGCTTGACGAAGTAGGTCAGCGGCTCGATTGGCAGGTGTTCGATGCCTGCGGCACCGTTCTGGACTTGCAGATACCGGCAGTGCCGACCCTGCGTCCGCGCATCGCCCGGCTGCAGGCGGCCGTGGCGGATGGCGCCGATATCCGGGCCGTGCTGGCCAGCCGCGCGCGCGACGACTCAGGTGGCTGGCAACCGGTGACGCTGCTCATCGCCAAGAATGGCAAGCTGCGCGTGGTATCGCTCGATTTCGAGATCGATGCGGGCAAGCTGCCGTCGGCGCTGGCGCGCTTTTTCAAGAGCCTTGGAGGCACCAGTCTGGCGCCGTCCATGCCGCAGCAAGCCTCGGCGGCATCGCGGGTGCTGGTCCAGGTGCTCGACCTTCTCGCACTGCAGGCGCGTAGCGGACGCCCACGACTGGAAGCCGAACTGGCCGGCGAACTGGCGCAGCATGGCGCCACCTTGCGTGCGCTGGGCCTGGACTTGCCGGCCGGCCTGCTGGCGGCCTACGTCAGCGCGCCGCGCGCACCTGAAGCCTTGCGCCTGGCATATGTCTGCACGACGTGCATCGCGCTGGAGGCGGCAGGGTAG